The genomic stretch CGGCTTCTTTACGGACATTCGACAACTGTTTGCATCGTTGCCCGAAGCGAAGATTCGCGGCTATAATGCGGGAAGATTTTCTTTCAATGTAAAAGGCGGTCGCTGCGATGTTTGCGAAGGTGGCGGAATGCGTGTGATTGAAATGAATTTTTTGCCCGATGTATATGTACCTTGCGAAAAATGCAACGGTAAAAGATACAACCGCGAAACTTTGGAAATTCGTTACAAAGGAAAATCCATCAGCGATGTATTGAATATGACGGTGGATGAAGCTGTTGAATTTTTTCAACCTGTTCCGTCTTTATACAGAAAAATAAAAACGTTGCAGGATGTTGGTTTGGGTTATATCAGTCTCGGGCAATCGGCTGTAACATTGAGCGGCGGCGAAGCGCAGCGTGTAAAACTTTCAACCGAATTAGCAAAAAAAGATACGGGAAAGACTTTTTACATTCTTGACGAACCCACGACAGGACTGCATTTCAGCGACATTCAACATTTGCTGAACGTGGTGAATAAATTGGTTGACAGAGGAAATTCTGTTTTAATCATCGAGCATAATTTGGACGTGATAAAAGTTGCCGACCACATTATTGATTTAGGTCCCGAAGGCGGCAAAGGCGGCGGAAAAATTTTATTTGAAGGAACACCCGAAGAAATGCTGAAACATAAAACGAGCTTTACGGCGAAGTATTTGAAAGAGGAAATGAGCCTCCCCAACCCCTCCAAAGGAGGGGCTGATGAAGCGAAGATTTAAAGTTTTTTTGAAGCAAAAAGGCACAAAGAAGAAATAGGAACACGCTTGCAGGTCATTCCCGCGCAGACGGGAATCTAAAAAATCAAATAAAATTTTCGCAATGCAAAAGCAGAAACTGATTGAAAAGACAATAAATCCTTTAAAAGTTTTTATAAGAAAGCTGCAATTTTATACGGCTCTTCGGAATTTGTAATTCCGAAGTCTTATCGGTGGATTTGTAATCCGCAATTAATCTTGAAAAGATTTTGAGTAATGAGTTTTGCATACACTATAAAAGACCAGCACGCATTGTACTTTGTTACTTTTACTGTCCATCAGTGGGTGGATGTTTTTTCGCGTAAAGAATACCGGGATATATTGATAGAAAATTTGCGTTATTGCCAACATCATAAAGGACTGAAAATATATGCCTGGGTAATTATGGGCAATCACTGCCATTTGATTGTTCAAAGTGAGAAAGAAAAATTAAGTGATATTATCCGCGACTTTAAGAAATACACGGCAAAAACTATTTATCGTAGTATAGAAAATAATCCGGCAGAAAGCAGGAAAGAGTGGTTGTTAAAAACGCTTATGTTTAAAGAAAAAATTTGGTTTTGGGAAGAAGGCTATCATGGCGAAGAAATTTTCAGTGAAGCATTTTTTAAAACAAAAGCAATGTATATACACCAAAATCCTGTTCGGGCAGGTATTGTAGAAAAAGAAGAAGAATATTTGTATAGCAGCGCAGGAGATTTTTACGGTGTAAGAAAAGGTTTATTGGATGTAAGCGAGTATTAATGCAGGATTGCAAATCCTGTGATAGGGCTTCGGAATTGCAAATTCCGAAGAGCGAATTATTTGCATTTATAATAACACTTCTTATAGTCTCTATTGAATCTTTGCTCTATAATCGATTTTTATAAAAATAAACTATGAACATAAACTTTTGCTCTTCGGAACTTGTAATTCCGAAGCAATATCAGCGGATTTGTAATCCAAATAAAATCTAATCTATCGAGTTTTATTTCGTGTAATAAAAATCAATTAAAATGAACTTAGATTCTTTAAACGATTTACCCGATTGGGACGACGACCATTTTAAAAAATTTGACGATGCCGAAGGCGAAGAATGGAAGCCCAATCCCACGCGCGACGCGGCGAAAGCGTTGTACCAACAATGGCGGCAAGTAATGACGATGCTGCAAGGCGCACTGGATTCCGACGACTTCAAAGAAGACAACTCATTTGCTACGGAGCAATGCGCAATGGTTATGGGCGATGCCTTTGAAGTAGGCGCAAAAATCAGAAGTTCAGAAACAGGGAGTTTATATATTTTAAAAATGGAAAATGCAGCCGTCATTCGAAAGAATGCGCAGTTCGTTGCATCGTCATTGTTGAGTTTTGCTATGCAAAATTTGATTGAAGAAAAATATGCAGAAGCGATAAGAAGCGAGATTGATTCATTCAGAGAGTTATTCAAACAATGGGTTTCTACCTTTCAAAAAGACGAGTTTGAAGATGAATGGGGCTTGTTTATTTGATAAAGAAAACGCTGCTTTAATCCTTAAATTCAAATTCAAAATCCAATAAATTTTGAGGTGCTATATTTAATCCTTTGGCAAGTTCGACAAGTGTTAAAAGACGGATATTTACCTCGCCTTTTTCTATTTTACTGATGTCGCTATGGTCGATATTACAAAGCTGTGCCATTTTGCGGTAGCTCAAATTTTGGGCTTTTCTCCGCTGCTGAAGCACTTTGCCGAAAGCTTTCAGGAAATCTTCATTATCTACCACCATGTGCCGCTGCCGTTTGCTGCGGAGCAAGGTCTGTTTATTTATAAAAATTTTTGTGGGTAAATAAGCCCACATTATTCCTCTTGCATTAAATTTGCCCTTGTCGTAGGATTGGCTGTGGAGCACACATCGCATATATTGAAACTAACTTATACCCAAGGCGTTCGGTAAAATGAACGAACAGAATTTTAATCGTTTTCACTTCGATTATTTCTGGTTCAGGCTGATTACAAGATAGTTTACCTTAAAATAAACCATACGATTAACATGAAAAAAAGTGCGTTTGACCAATTATTTATTTTGCAAGAAATGCAAATCCAAGGTACTGTAAGCTTACCGCTTATCGAAAACAGATTTTACCTTGTCTATCTGGAAACATCCGATGCTGATGCTGCTTTTTCAGTAGAAACAATGAATATCTCGTCCCGTCTGGGCAGTAAAAATTTACTTGTATTTGATACAACTACGGGGTGTTGCCAGAAAGATATTGTGATTTCGACCACGTCGCAGGTCACGGCACATATTCTTTGTTATACCAGCACCAGAATTGGGTTGTCATACTATGGCAACGTAGTATTTTTAGAAGTATATTCAAAAGGAATACAGCTATACAGTTCAAATGACAATGCTATAGAGGAGCAGGATTTTGATATGGTAAAGCTGTATTTTACAGCTGCGGCTTATCTAGTGAATAAGAGCAGCGCATATACCCAATTCATGCCCATGCTTAATATTCTGAGTATTCTGGCGTGTATTAAAAGCTGGTATATGAATGCCGAGTCGCTTATCGCTGTAAAATTTTCTGAAGCAGGAGAAATAGCTTACCGCTATAATTCATTGCTGGACGAGCATTTTAAAAAAGAAATTGCCTTAAATTTTTATGTGAAACAGTTACAACTGAGGTCGTCCAGAGAGTTGTACGATGCCACACAGAAAATTTTCGGTGTTTCGCCCAAGCAAATGATGCAAAGAAAAGTAATATCCGAAGCACAAAAAATGTTGTTATTGTCCAATTTATCTATTAAAGAAATCGGGTATGAATTGGGCTTTTCAGAACCTACTAATTTCAACAAATTCTTTCAGAAGCATTGTAATATTTCGCCCAAAGGGTTTAGGGAAAAGGCTAAGCGGAACGAATTATGATTATTTTTTTTGTCGATTTCAGGGGCATTGTCAGAAATTGACCATAGAAATGATAAAATTAACCTTGCGGTAATATTTAACCCTGCGTAGCTTTGCACCCGCAAGTCGTAAAAAAACCGGCTTTTAAAAAATAACATGAAAAAGTTAATCAACAAAACCTTAGTGGCTGTAATTGCCACAACTGCAATCGGGGCTTTCACTAAAGCTTCTGCCCAAAATCAAGCAAACCCGGCTCAAGCAACAACAACATTGAATGTGCATTGTAAAGATTTCGCGTCTATCGGATTCGGCGATGGGAGCAACCAGGCGTCTTCTCCTACAAGTGCGGGAAGTGCTACTGATGTTGCTGATATCTTCCTTAACACATCACAGGATTATATTGATGTTGCTGGTGCAACAGGTAAAGCTGTAACAAGAACCAAAGAATTATTGGTAAGGTCTGCCGGCGCTTTTCAGGTTGATGCTAAAATTGCAGGAGACCTCGCGAACAGCGACAATAGTGTAGTAATTCCTGCGTCGGATGTGTTTATTAAAATTTACAATCCTTCAATTGCGGATGAAGGTGGTTATGTTACAACGCCAAATGGCGATGCAAACAATGCAAATGCGTCTTTTACCGGTGCAAATTCAACGCATGCGAATGTACTTTCCGGTTCGGCTACTTCAGGTACATTATTCGACGTAGATTACGGCATTAAAAACCTGGGCGCCGATTTAGCTGCTCAGTTGAATACTGTAGCAAACAGCACCGTTGTATATACTACAACTATACAGTACACATTGACTGCGCAGTAGTCTTACGCTGTATGGTACATCGTTTAGGAAAATAGAACAAGATTTTTCCTTGTCTAAGGAGAAAAATAAAAATTCCCGTTTTATAATTTATTGAAAAACAGGGGGTTTTTATTTTTCTTTTTAAAAAAAGCCTTAGATTTACAGTAAACATTGCTGTATGTCGAGGCTGCACACATGGGGTCTATTGCTGCTATGCTTATGTTTTTTGCATACAGTTAAAGCGCAACAGGCGGCTGTTGTAGCGCTGCGGGTAGTTTGCAAGCCGGTGCAGGGGTTAACATTCGACGATTCCAAACAATTACAAGCAAAACTTGATAATTACGCTTCAAACAACAATACGGGCATAGGTGGAGTTGCAGACAAAAAACATTTAAGCATATACAGCGCAGGGGCATTTGTGGTAAAGGCAAGTGCAAGTGTTGCGGACAGTTTGTCGAATTGCAGAGATAGCGCGGCGCGCGGAACAATTGTTTTGAACACATCTTTGTCTGAAGAAAAAAGAAGAACCGGATTTTTATGGCACGATGTTAATTTTCGAAAAGCCGTAAAATTGAAGATGCAGCATGGTGTTAGTAAAGATAAAGTCATCGTATCTTCTGCTGGCGGAACAGTATCTTCTTTTGATGTACTGTACGACGATTCTGCGCATAACGAAGAAAATAGGCAACAAGCACAACCACCGAAGGAACAGCATACAGCCATTCTATATACAATGGAACCCAACTGAATATTGCGCTCGAATGAGATTTTTTGAACAACCATATTTTATATGTTTTTTTATACACGAAAATCTGTTTTAACTTTAATTACAGCTTTTTTATGCCTGCTTTCGGTTAGGGGATTTTCCCAGTCGGTAGGCGTTACGGTTACGCCTTCAAGGTTGTACTTTGTACCGGGACAGTTAAGTGTTCAAAGAGTGTCTATTACCAATCCAAGCAATTACCGACCGCTGGAAATAGGTATTTCTATGTTTGACTGGAAGTACGACTCATTGGGAAGCAACGTGATTACAGGTATTGGTACGCTTAAAAATACGCTGGCAAATTATATCAAAGTTGCACAGGGAACATACTTTACCTTAAAGCCGGGCGAAACAAAAGATGTAGATGTTGTGTGCAATGTGCCTAAAGATGCCGATACGCTTTCATATCGAACCACGATGATGTATATCGCCCAGTTAAATCCGGGAAATGTAACAGATTCAAAAGGCGCTTCTTTTCGGGTAACGGTAAGAATAGGTATTAAACTATATCAGTCGTCCAATCCTTCTCCCGATGTAAATTTAGAAATAGGTAATTTGTATGCCGTAAAAGACAGTGGCATTACCCGTCAGGTAGCGCTGGTATTTGATAATACCGGCAACTTATGGACAAACGGGAAAATATCCTATGAATTGTTGAACAATAATACGGGAAAGAAGAGTAAAATGCCGGATGTGGAATTTTATACATTACCGGGAGACCACAGGACTGTATATGCAAAACTGCCCGATAATTTACCCAAAGGCGAATACACCCTTACAACTGTGCTGCGATACAACGACGGCAAAGGAATCAAAATAGCTGACTTGAAAATGGAATTATAATGAAACTCTTCAATAACCTTAGCATACCGAGCTTGATTTTGTTCATGTTTTTGAGCGGGTTGGTGTTGGTGCATGGACAAACTATTGATATGAATCGTGGCGGTCAGCTGCAGCTCACAACTCAGGCAATGGTAGATGCAGGTGGCACCGAACCAAACGATGTGGGTGTTTTATTTTCCAATGGGAATCTGGCAAATATTCCTGCACACTGGAAAATGAGTATCCAGGTAATAGGAGATATTCACGGAGATAACGGTGATAATGGCGCAAGCAGCAATGGCAACATTATTGCTCCGTCTTATTTTCAGCTTACTTTTAATCAGAGTAGTGCTAACCCAAATAATCCGGATATTGCGCAATTGGTTAATAATCAAAATTTTTTATTATCCAATGGCGAGATATTTGTGATTACAGATGCGCCCTATCCGATGGTACATTACGGATATTATATTTATCTGCCTTTTAATCTTACGGTATTGCCACACACTCCATTTGCCAATGTTACGCCGTACAGCGGTTCTAAATATTGGTTTCCCATCCGTGCAAGATTGTATTATACCGATGCAGGTGGCGTGCAACATGTAGAAACAAGAGACCTTACTACAAGTAATCAGGGAGATTTGCTGAGAGTGCTTTATAACTCGTCTGCCGCATCCAGCGTTTCCAACAGTATTCAACTGACCGCCGCCAATGCCGATTTATATTTTAATTCTACATCCGATTATATTAATGGTGTGCAGGTCACTTATCCTGATATACTTAAGGTGGTGTGTGCCGACCAAAATCAGAAAGTAGATGTAAAAGCAGGAAGCGATAACCTGACAGGTGCGGACAATTCATCGTTGCCCGTCAATATTGTACATATTGTTGCATCCAATAGCAGCTCCAATACAGGAAACGGTTACGGATTTAATGATGTTCAATTGTCAAGCACTTCTCAAACCCTTATTAATAACATTAACCAAACGGATGCTAATGGCATCTTATTTAATTTAAAATACTATATAAACGGTGGTAAAATTACGTCGCACACATCGGACCTTTATTCCACCGTATTGTATTTCTCCTTAGACCCGCAATGAAACAACCGACTCATTTATTGAGACGATTTTGCTGCCGCATAATGCTTTCGGCAGGGGTGTATCTTTTGTGCAGTTACAATGCTGCACTTGCCCAAATGCCTGCCAACACAATAGAATGCGGTTATGTGGATTCTGTAATAAATAATGAGTTTCAAACGTATATATCATCAACTATACACATTAAAAACAAAAGTACTGAGGAATGGAAGGGAAGAATTGTTTTTGAAGAAACTGATGATATTAAAGTCATGGGCGATAAAGTGTTAGATATAAACCTGTCTGCCGGACAGTCTTATTTTTCTCCCGTGCGATACTTTCTCGGCAAAAATGTAACGGCAGGCGAATATCATTTAAAAGCAGAAGTATATGATGCAGCCACAGGACAGAAGATAAATGAAGCAATGCTCACGTTGCACGTTGCCGCTAAAACAGATGTGCGCCTTGTTCCCGTAAAAGAAGCTGTAACGCTGCCGCAAAAAGGCGATACGCTGGATGTCGCCGTTAAGGTAAGCAATCTCGGAAACCGGCAGCAGCGCTTAACTATTGTATGGAGCTTGCCGCCGGACATTCGTTCCAAAGCATACAGCTGCGAAATAAACCTGAATGCATATTCCGATTCGGTATTGCATTTACAGTTGCCGGTTACAAAGAAAATGGCAAAGTATAATCTTTTCCGCATCAATGCCAAAGCCATTTTTGTTTCCTCAGGCGAGCTTGCTTCGCTGGCATCTGTGGCTGTACAAAAATTGGGAAGCAAAAAAATATATACCATAGGCGACGGTTCTAACCTGCGTGCAAACTCTCCAAACTATGTTTCTTTCAGCACCGAAGGCTTGGGCAATTCTTCCACCGCATATCATCTCCATTCGTTATGGTCGGGCTATGCAGGACCCGGAAAACTGAAATTTGAATTTGACGGCTATAAATGGAACCGCTCGCAATACGGTACGCAAATTTCCAATACATACCTTGATTATCAGGTAAAAGACGTGGGTGTAAGAGTCGGGAGTATTTTTGAAGGCGGCGAAGTAAATCTTAATGGAATAGGCGCAAAAATATATACAATAGATACGCTGAACAATGGAACGGTGCTGAGCAATTCGGTGGGCGCTGTAAATAAAAATTTTAACCTGGCTCAGTTGTCCAATACTACTTTTAATTACGGCAAATCGGCTTGGGCGGAAAGCGACTGGAAAAATAATGCACACGAATTTTCTTCTCAGATAGCTTACGACGAAGAACCTTTCTACAATACCAAGAGTGTTTTATGGACAAACAATTATACGCGAAAAATAAGCCGAGCATTTACTTATGGCGGAAAATTAGCGATAGGCGATACATGGCTGATTTCCGATAAATCGGTATCAAAAATGTCGGTAATGGCAAATGTGTTTATGCGTGCTGTCATAGGCAGAGGATTTTCTTTTTCCGGCGATAATTATTATTCCGGCCCGTATTATTCGGGTATGAGAAAAGGTGCGCAAAGCTTTAATGAGCGCATTTCCAAACAACTTGATAAATCAAATATGCTGTGGCTGGGCTTAAACTACAACGCTTATCAGCCCAAATATATGTTTCTGAATGACAGCATCAACGCCATTGATTACCAAAGTAAAATCATCACGGGCGAATTTGGATGGTCGGGCGAGCTGAAAAAAGTTGCAAGATTCAGCATTATACCTTCTGTGTATCATGAACAAAACAACCAGTATCTGATATACAATCGGAAACAATTAACAGAGATGAATTCGTTGAGAATGGGCACTACATGGGGCTTTTCATTCGGCAATCAGCTTTCAAGCAGTCTGCGTGTCGATGCCGGTTATAACCGGCATCTTTCGGGAAATGAACATTATATGTTCAGGTCAAGCGTGAGCATGAATTATCGTTTTTTAAATTTTTCCGCCACGCGCCAGTTAGGTCCGCAATACCTGTCGGATTTATTTCTTATTACCGATAGCACAGTCAGTAATAAAGTTTCGCGTACGCAATTCTCTTTTGGCGGCAACAAATCGTTTCTGAACAATGCTATGAATGTTTCGCTTAATTGTTTTTATGACAACGAATCTTATACAAAAAATGTAATGCTCAACGGGCAGTTAGGCTACCAGTCCTATGCGGCAAGATATTGGGTAAATGTAATGCTGATGGACAATCCCAATTATCATATTACCAAGAATTTCCAAGTAGGCATTACATATATGCTTGGTGCAACCAATCCGCTTACGGTTAACAATAAATCGTCGTTATATGTAAAAGTCAATCAGGTGTCCGGTAAAGCAAATACTTCCTCGCCTGCAACGGACTATGTAGTGTTGATTAACAAAGAAATGCTGGTAACGGATAATGCCGGAAATATTGCTTATACCAAGTTACCCGCAGGCGATTATGTAATTAAATGTTTGCCGCAATCGGGCTGGATGGCAGAAGACCAGACTATCCATCTGGCATACAAACAAACGCAAAAGATAACCATCAGCCTTGTACAGACTTCAAAATTATCGGGGCATCTGTCCATTACGAAAGACCCGGTAAAAGCTTATCCTGTTTCCGACGATTCATCTGCCAGAAGTATTGTAGCCATAGATGAAAACGGGAAGCAATTCTATACGAAAACAGACCAGTCGGGCGATTATTCTTTCTATTTGCCGGAAGGAACATACAGCATTTCTGTTGCAGACCTACCGGCAGAAATGGAAGTGCAAAGTGCGCCCGGAAAAGAAACCGTAACGATGAACCATGAAATATCCGGTGTGGACTTTAAACTGCATATCAAGTCGAGAAATATCGAAACGAAACACTTTGGAGGATAGTGTTATGTAATTCGCTCTTATTCGTATTATTGCGCATACACTTCCTTATTCACGGTATGCGGCATTTGTTTTCCCTCAAAAATTGCTACGATGTTTTCCGCTGCAAGCTTCGCCATTGCACTTCTTGTTTCCACTGTGGCTGAGCCTTGATGCGGCAGTACGCATACGGTTGGCATGGTCAATAAAACATTGTTTTTCGACATCGGCTCCGGATTGGTTACGTCCAAGCCCGCACCCCAGATGCTTCCGTTTTGCAAGGCTTCGGTTAAGTCTTGTTCGTTGTGCATCGCGCCTCTCGCCGTGTTGATGAAAATAGACGTGGGCTTCATTTTTGCAAAAGCATCTTTATTAAAAATGCCTCTTGTTTCAGCCGATAAATTTGCGTGAACAGATAGTATATCACTTTGCTGTAGGAGTTCGTCAAAGCTCACGAAACGCGCTCCCGGCAAGCGTTCTGCCTCTTCGTTGCGTTTACGGTTGTGATAAATAATGCTCATATTGTACGCGCCTTTTGCTTTTTTAGCCAGCTCAATTCCTATTCTTCCAAGCCCGAAAATGCCGAGTACCTTATTATTTAGTTCAATGCCGAGATTTGCCGTCGGCTGATAAAAATTCCACTTGCCCTGCTTGATATAATCGTACATATAAAACGCTTTGCGCGATACGGCAAGCATTAACAGAAACGCTGTGTCTGCGGTAGCTCCGCTTAAAACATCGGGTGTATGCCCAACAGGAATTTTATATTTTGTAGCAGCATTAATATCTACATTGTCATAGCCGACGGACAGTAACGATACGGCTTTTAAATGCTGACACTTGCTGAAAAATTCCTCGTCCAGTTTTACATGACCTGCAATAAGCAGCGCATCAAAATCCTGACAAATTTTAATCAATTCTTCTTTTAGTAAATCGTGGCTTTCGGAATGCTGCACTACTTCACAGCCTGCGTTTTTCAAT from Arachidicoccus sp. BS20 encodes the following:
- a CDS encoding REP-associated tyrosine transposase, with amino-acid sequence MSFAYTIKDQHALYFVTFTVHQWVDVFSRKEYRDILIENLRYCQHHKGLKIYAWVIMGNHCHLIVQSEKEKLSDIIRDFKKYTAKTIYRSIENNPAESRKEWLLKTLMFKEKIWFWEEGYHGEEIFSEAFFKTKAMYIHQNPVRAGIVEKEEEYLYSSAGDFYGVRKGLLDVSEY
- a CDS encoding helix-turn-helix domain-containing protein — its product is MWAYLPTKIFINKQTLLRSKRQRHMVVDNEDFLKAFGKVLQQRRKAQNLSYRKMAQLCNIDHSDISKIEKGEVNIRLLTLVELAKGLNIAPQNLLDFEFEFKD
- a CDS encoding helix-turn-helix domain-containing protein; the encoded protein is MKKSAFDQLFILQEMQIQGTVSLPLIENRFYLVYLETSDADAAFSVETMNISSRLGSKNLLVFDTTTGCCQKDIVISTTSQVTAHILCYTSTRIGLSYYGNVVFLEVYSKGIQLYSSNDNAIEEQDFDMVKLYFTAAAYLVNKSSAYTQFMPMLNILSILACIKSWYMNAESLIAVKFSEAGEIAYRYNSLLDEHFKKEIALNFYVKQLQLRSSRELYDATQKIFGVSPKQMMQRKVISEAQKMLLLSNLSIKEIGYELGFSEPTNFNKFFQKHCNISPKGFREKAKRNEL
- a CDS encoding fimbrial biogenesis chaperone — encoded protein: MFFYTRKSVLTLITAFLCLLSVRGFSQSVGVTVTPSRLYFVPGQLSVQRVSITNPSNYRPLEIGISMFDWKYDSLGSNVITGIGTLKNTLANYIKVAQGTYFTLKPGETKDVDVVCNVPKDADTLSYRTTMMYIAQLNPGNVTDSKGASFRVTVRIGIKLYQSSNPSPDVNLEIGNLYAVKDSGITRQVALVFDNTGNLWTNGKISYELLNNNTGKKSKMPDVEFYTLPGDHRTVYAKLPDNLPKGEYTLTTVLRYNDGKGIKIADLKMEL
- a CDS encoding carboxypeptidase-like regulatory domain-containing protein, whose amino-acid sequence is MLSAGVYLLCSYNAALAQMPANTIECGYVDSVINNEFQTYISSTIHIKNKSTEEWKGRIVFEETDDIKVMGDKVLDINLSAGQSYFSPVRYFLGKNVTAGEYHLKAEVYDAATGQKINEAMLTLHVAAKTDVRLVPVKEAVTLPQKGDTLDVAVKVSNLGNRQQRLTIVWSLPPDIRSKAYSCEINLNAYSDSVLHLQLPVTKKMAKYNLFRINAKAIFVSSGELASLASVAVQKLGSKKIYTIGDGSNLRANSPNYVSFSTEGLGNSSTAYHLHSLWSGYAGPGKLKFEFDGYKWNRSQYGTQISNTYLDYQVKDVGVRVGSIFEGGEVNLNGIGAKIYTIDTLNNGTVLSNSVGAVNKNFNLAQLSNTTFNYGKSAWAESDWKNNAHEFSSQIAYDEEPFYNTKSVLWTNNYTRKISRAFTYGGKLAIGDTWLISDKSVSKMSVMANVFMRAVIGRGFSFSGDNYYSGPYYSGMRKGAQSFNERISKQLDKSNMLWLGLNYNAYQPKYMFLNDSINAIDYQSKIITGEFGWSGELKKVARFSIIPSVYHEQNNQYLIYNRKQLTEMNSLRMGTTWGFSFGNQLSSSLRVDAGYNRHLSGNEHYMFRSSVSMNYRFLNFSATRQLGPQYLSDLFLITDSTVSNKVSRTQFSFGGNKSFLNNAMNVSLNCFYDNESYTKNVMLNGQLGYQSYAARYWVNVMLMDNPNYHITKNFQVGITYMLGATNPLTVNNKSSLYVKVNQVSGKANTSSPATDYVVLINKEMLVTDNAGNIAYTKLPAGDYVIKCLPQSGWMAEDQTIHLAYKQTQKITISLVQTSKLSGHLSITKDPVKAYPVSDDSSARSIVAIDENGKQFYTKTDQSGDYSFYLPEGTYSISVADLPAEMEVQSAPGKETVTMNHEISGVDFKLHIKSRNIETKHFGG
- a CDS encoding 2-hydroxyacid dehydrogenase produces the protein MKVYTTRIIPDAGIAILKNAGCEVVQHSESHDLLKEELIKICQDFDALLIAGHVKLDEEFFSKCQHLKAVSLLSVGYDNVDINAATKYKIPVGHTPDVLSGATADTAFLLMLAVSRKAFYMYDYIKQGKWNFYQPTANLGIELNNKVLGIFGLGRIGIELAKKAKGAYNMSIIYHNRKRNEEAERLPGARFVSFDELLQQSDILSVHANLSAETRGIFNKDAFAKMKPTSIFINTARGAMHNEQDLTEALQNGSIWGAGLDVTNPEPMSKNNVLLTMPTVCVLPHQGSATVETRSAMAKLAAENIVAIFEGKQMPHTVNKEVYAQ